The following coding sequences lie in one Armatimonadota bacterium genomic window:
- a CDS encoding tail fiber domain-containing protein, which produces MCRMIRYALFLIWTGCLGAHAVGAADPYTSVPFQAVLKTAGGQPVNGPVSVTFRMYSVQSGGTPVWTETQALTAGQGVVSTMLGAVTPIHDTFSGSRYISVQVGSDAEMAPRTMLAAVPLALTLPGVYPDTGTGNVSLTGNLGLGTNAPAFKLDAHAPQAVARLTSNANANGSVIELRNDTASAGTLGAINFTRFNAGGLEYPGQIAYYKPDALAFRVGGTEQARLTASGRLGIGTSQPGFPLTFGSALGDKVALYTAADGVNSVGFGVQASLLQIHSDTPTSDIAFGYGSSAAFTENVRFTHDGKVGISTQAPERTLDVRYQGDSGRSSLRVQSNGLGGSVLELQTLNPTWGTIYADFLGEIRFLGGSNVVGQITMNPLSVMSISTLGSPRITIAASGRVGIGNVNPTEMLDVAGNVKALNVTVPSDSRLKKDIRPLTAALEKVESWNGVTYNWSPETFPGHHPPTGRQVGLIAQEVERSLPEVVRTDAEGYKSLSYQNLVPVLVEAIKEQQKQIGNKDARIRELENRMTRLERALLKRTRSGR; this is translated from the coding sequence ATGTGCCGCATGATCAGGTACGCTCTCTTTTTGATTTGGACCGGGTGTCTCGGCGCGCATGCCGTGGGAGCCGCAGATCCCTACACTTCAGTTCCCTTTCAGGCCGTTCTGAAGACCGCCGGCGGACAACCGGTGAACGGCCCAGTGTCCGTGACGTTCCGCATGTATTCAGTCCAGTCCGGGGGAACGCCGGTGTGGACTGAAACTCAGGCGCTGACGGCCGGCCAGGGCGTCGTCTCCACGATGCTGGGCGCCGTGACCCCCATTCACGACACATTCAGCGGCAGCCGGTACATCAGCGTGCAGGTGGGGTCCGACGCGGAAATGGCGCCGCGCACGATGCTGGCCGCCGTGCCGCTGGCGCTCACCCTGCCCGGTGTCTATCCCGATACCGGCACCGGCAATGTGTCACTCACCGGGAACCTTGGCCTGGGAACCAACGCGCCGGCTTTCAAACTCGACGCCCACGCGCCGCAGGCCGTGGCGAGGCTCACGAGCAACGCGAACGCGAATGGTTCGGTGATCGAGCTTCGTAACGACACCGCCTCCGCGGGTACGCTCGGGGCTATAAACTTCACCAGGTTCAACGCTGGCGGCCTGGAGTACCCCGGCCAGATTGCTTACTACAAACCGGACGCGCTGGCCTTTCGCGTGGGCGGAACCGAGCAGGCACGGCTGACAGCATCGGGGCGCTTAGGTATCGGGACCTCTCAGCCGGGGTTCCCGCTGACGTTCGGGAGCGCGCTGGGCGATAAAGTAGCCCTCTATACGGCGGCCGACGGAGTGAACAGCGTAGGGTTCGGCGTTCAAGCCAGCCTGCTGCAAATCCACTCCGACACCCCCACGTCGGATATCGCCTTCGGCTACGGCTCGAGCGCCGCCTTCACGGAAAACGTGCGATTCACCCACGATGGCAAGGTGGGGATCAGCACACAGGCTCCGGAACGGACACTGGACGTCCGGTATCAGGGCGACAGTGGGCGATCATCCCTGCGGGTCCAGAGCAACGGGTTGGGAGGTTCGGTCCTGGAACTGCAGACCTTGAATCCCACCTGGGGCACAATCTACGCGGACTTTCTCGGAGAGATCCGGTTTCTGGGAGGCAGCAATGTCGTCGGACAGATCACGATGAATCCTCTTTCGGTGATGTCCATCAGCACGCTGGGGTCCCCGCGCATAACTATCGCGGCATCAGGACGCGTCGGCATCGGCAACGTGAATCCGACGGAGATGCTGGATGTGGCCGGGAATGTGAAAGCCCTGAATGTCACAGTCCCGTCCGATTCGCGCCTGAAGAAGGACATCCGCCCGCTTACCGCCGCGCTGGAGAAGGTGGAATCGTGGAACGGAGTCACGTACAACTGGAGTCCCGAGACCTTCCCGGGCCATCACCCGCCCACGGGGCGGCAGGTGGGGCTCATCGCCCAGGAGGTTGAAAGAAGCTTGCCCGAGGTCGTGCGAACCGATGCAGAGGGCTACAAGTCGCTCTCGTACCAGAACCTGGTGCCGGTGCTGGTGGAGGCCATCAAGGAACAGCAGAAGCAGATCGGGAACAAAGACGCGCGGATAAGGGAACTGGAGAACCGCATGACGCGACTGGAGCGCGCTCTGCTCAAACGAACGCGGTCGGGCCGCTGA
- a CDS encoding UDP-glucose/GDP-mannose dehydrogenase family protein: protein MSVAIVGTGYVGLVTGAAMAQIGHHVICVDNDASKIAALKAGAVPIYEPGLSDIIASLSESGRLTFTTDLAAAVSRAQVIFICVGTPMSANGSADMCQVETVALAIGAALDGSYRVIVNKSTVPVGSGDWVAMVLQDGFTQNHSAGDFVADFDVVSNPEFLREGSAIADSFYPDRIVIGTRSERAIRVMESLYAPLIEGRVAVPGLMPPPHLRLPVPFLVTDLASAEMIKYAANSFLALKVSFINEMATICEHVGADITQVARGIGYDRRIGHRFLEAGLGWGGSCFKKDISALWHIAAQYGHTPAIIRAALDVNMELREECFQKIQHELKMVKGKTIGLMGLAFKPNTDDLRDAPALTLAHRLLEAGARVKAYDPVAMERATVEIPEIRMCSDIYDLAQDCDALVLVTDWPQFRTADPARLREAVRTPVLVDARNMFNPSEMEAAGFRYVSFGR, encoded by the coding sequence ATGTCCGTCGCGATTGTAGGCACCGGATATGTGGGGCTGGTTACAGGGGCCGCAATGGCTCAAATCGGCCATCATGTCATCTGCGTTGATAACGATGCATCGAAGATTGCGGCATTGAAAGCCGGTGCCGTACCCATCTACGAGCCGGGATTGAGCGATATCATCGCGTCTCTCTCGGAATCGGGGCGTCTCACCTTCACGACCGACCTCGCCGCAGCGGTCAGCCGGGCGCAGGTGATCTTCATCTGCGTCGGGACGCCGATGTCCGCGAACGGCTCGGCGGACATGTGCCAGGTCGAGACCGTTGCGCTCGCGATCGGCGCCGCACTCGACGGATCCTATCGCGTCATCGTCAACAAATCCACCGTGCCGGTGGGGTCTGGCGACTGGGTGGCAATGGTGCTCCAGGATGGCTTCACACAGAACCATTCGGCGGGCGATTTCGTGGCGGATTTCGACGTGGTGAGCAACCCCGAGTTCCTGCGGGAAGGGTCGGCCATCGCGGACAGCTTCTATCCGGACCGCATCGTGATCGGCACACGCTCCGAACGGGCTATCCGGGTGATGGAAAGTCTGTACGCGCCGCTCATCGAGGGTCGCGTGGCCGTTCCAGGCCTCATGCCGCCGCCGCACCTCCGTCTGCCGGTTCCGTTCCTCGTCACCGATCTCGCATCGGCGGAGATGATTAAGTACGCGGCAAATTCGTTCCTGGCCCTGAAGGTGTCTTTCATCAACGAAATGGCCACTATCTGCGAACACGTCGGCGCGGACATCACACAGGTGGCCCGTGGCATCGGATACGATCGCCGCATTGGACACCGCTTCCTCGAAGCCGGGCTCGGTTGGGGTGGCTCCTGCTTCAAGAAGGACATCTCCGCGCTCTGGCACATCGCCGCGCAATACGGGCACACCCCGGCGATCATCCGCGCCGCGCTGGATGTGAACATGGAGCTTCGCGAAGAGTGCTTCCAGAAGATACAGCACGAGTTGAAGATGGTCAAGGGGAAAACGATCGGACTGATGGGCCTGGCGTTCAAACCGAATACAGACGACCTTCGCGACGCCCCCGCCCTGACCCTCGCCCACCGGCTCCTCGAGGCCGGAGCGCGCGTAAAGGCGTATGATCCCGTCGCCATGGAAAGGGCCACCGTCGAAATCCCCGAGATCCGGATGTGTTCGGACATCTACGACCTGGCGCAGGATTGCGACGCTCTGGTGCTCGTCACCGACTGGCCTCAGTTCCGCACCGCCGATCCGGCCCGGCTGCGCGAAGCCGTCCGCACGCCGGTTCTGGTCGATGCGCGCAACATGTTCAACCCATCCGAAATGGAGGCCGCCGGCTTCCGATACGTCAGCTTCGGCCGGTAA
- a CDS encoding choice-of-anchor Q domain-containing protein, which produces MRNRLLLPLVSLALASLPSSAADWYVTTGGTGTQTGADWDNALPTISKAMQLASSGDTISVWVGGYHERITLKSGVHLVGGYFFNAIRLPFWSIIDGDGGGSVVTVQPGSGPSTVLNGFTLQNGSGTRRDAASPDMFGGGIYCANAKPTLQYNHITGCRATYGGGIYLDNAAADISLCHFTNNRAVDGAGIFSNNGSPPIYICTFLRNVAYRNGGAVAGSVTPLMMLACNTFEANSASHNGGAVFVNGGTLLNNTFIRNTGAAGAVFVDAGNPVQVVNNIVSRNETGVAIAPGGSVSIHHNDVVMNALFDYSGIANPTGQNGNISADPALADPLVGDYTPCPGSPCIDKGDDSLVQTGWNDYYLKPRISGVSADIGAAEWQQPTAPKPLAVRVRPDGDDANDGADWAHPKRTIQAAVDSAILLDREVWVAAGTYGNDVNILKGNVMLYGGFAGDETMRNQRNPAVNKSIIDRCLVQIADLPRKDNRTIVDGFTIHDGRGYSSGLSYQEGGGLDINGSAPIISGNTIEGNYLTTVDSYGGGLYVGYTSSSSNTDRPYISCNVIQGNYARVGGGIYITYSDAYVRNNVIEINHSETRNTYPGFGGGIATEHATATITGNTIRGNHADSTGGGIYCYDLPVVVRDNAVVENTSDEFSAGIHCSTDAQILNNVIRGNVSSNSVGGLSLKNGTITLANNLIAVNKSTSYAGGLWAHEASVNLYNNTFASNDHEAVEMISTAAAHTLNVANNIITGSATGILINAPAPSTVTLSTNCVFGNITNYTYIAPGASDIQVNPLYVNATGGDYRLLPASPAIDVGTDSAATGDWDLDGRPRIQGSHVDMGAYEYVAVAQTGAAAALTALKIAAGLQTATPFDKMALDVESTGTSNGVIDLGDAVRLLRMAAGL; this is translated from the coding sequence ATGAGAAACAGGCTTTTGCTGCCCCTGGTATCCCTTGCGCTTGCATCATTGCCATCCTCGGCGGCAGACTGGTACGTCACAACGGGCGGCACCGGAACCCAGACGGGCGCAGACTGGGACAACGCGCTGCCCACCATTTCCAAGGCGATGCAGCTCGCTTCCAGCGGGGATACCATCTCCGTCTGGGTGGGCGGGTACCACGAGCGGATCACCCTGAAGTCCGGTGTCCACCTTGTCGGAGGTTATTTCTTCAACGCGATCCGGCTTCCGTTCTGGTCGATTATCGACGGTGACGGTGGAGGCTCCGTGGTCACGGTTCAACCCGGTTCCGGGCCCAGCACAGTGCTGAACGGTTTCACCCTCCAGAATGGCAGCGGGACGCGCAGGGATGCGGCGTCGCCCGATATGTTCGGCGGCGGCATCTACTGCGCAAACGCGAAGCCTACCCTCCAATACAATCACATCACCGGCTGCCGCGCCACGTACGGCGGCGGCATCTACCTCGATAACGCCGCAGCGGACATCTCCCTGTGCCATTTCACCAACAACCGGGCGGTGGACGGTGCTGGCATCTTCTCCAATAACGGCTCGCCCCCTATCTACATCTGCACCTTCCTCCGGAATGTGGCGTACAGGAACGGCGGGGCGGTGGCGGGCAGCGTGACTCCCCTGATGATGCTGGCCTGCAACACGTTCGAGGCAAATAGCGCGTCGCACAATGGCGGTGCGGTGTTTGTGAACGGCGGCACGCTTTTGAACAATACCTTCATACGTAACACCGGCGCCGCCGGAGCTGTATTCGTGGACGCCGGGAATCCCGTCCAGGTCGTCAACAACATCGTCTCCCGCAATGAGACCGGCGTGGCGATAGCGCCGGGCGGCAGCGTTTCCATTCATCATAACGACGTGGTGATGAACGCGTTATTCGATTATTCGGGTATCGCGAATCCCACGGGTCAAAACGGTAACATCAGCGCTGACCCTGCCCTCGCCGATCCGCTCGTGGGAGACTATACGCCGTGTCCCGGGTCCCCCTGCATTGACAAGGGGGACGACTCGCTCGTCCAGACCGGGTGGAATGACTACTACCTGAAGCCGCGGATATCGGGCGTCTCCGCGGACATCGGAGCGGCGGAGTGGCAGCAACCCACTGCGCCGAAACCGCTGGCGGTCCGCGTGCGGCCTGACGGCGACGATGCCAATGACGGCGCCGATTGGGCGCATCCAAAGCGCACGATACAGGCAGCCGTGGACAGCGCCATCCTGTTGGACAGGGAGGTTTGGGTGGCCGCCGGCACATATGGCAATGACGTCAATATCCTCAAGGGCAACGTCATGCTTTACGGCGGCTTCGCCGGCGACGAAACGATGCGGAACCAGCGTAATCCCGCTGTCAACAAGTCTATCATCGACCGATGCCTGGTGCAGATTGCGGATCTTCCCAGAAAAGACAACCGCACGATAGTGGACGGGTTCACCATCCACGACGGCAGGGGATACTCGTCCGGGTTGTCCTACCAGGAGGGAGGCGGGCTAGATATCAACGGTTCCGCGCCCATCATCTCTGGGAACACGATCGAGGGCAACTATCTGACCACTGTTGACAGCTATGGTGGCGGACTCTACGTGGGATACACCTCATCGTCCTCGAACACCGATAGGCCGTATATCTCCTGCAATGTCATCCAGGGAAACTATGCGCGCGTGGGAGGGGGAATCTACATCACCTACTCCGATGCTTATGTCCGCAACAACGTCATCGAGATTAACCACTCCGAGACTCGTAACACCTATCCGGGATTCGGAGGCGGCATTGCCACCGAACACGCGACGGCGACGATAACGGGCAATACCATCCGAGGCAATCACGCGGACAGTACAGGAGGGGGCATCTATTGCTACGATCTGCCGGTCGTGGTACGGGACAATGCTGTTGTCGAGAACACGTCTGACGAGTTTTCGGCAGGCATCCATTGCTCAACTGATGCCCAGATACTCAATAACGTCATAAGGGGAAACGTGAGTTCGAACTCGGTCGGAGGACTGTCTTTAAAAAACGGAACGATCACCCTCGCAAACAACCTCATCGCCGTGAATAAATCCACGTCTTATGCGGGGGGGCTATGGGCGCATGAAGCAAGCGTGAACCTTTACAATAATACATTCGCCAGCAACGATCACGAGGCGGTGGAGATGATCTCGACTGCGGCAGCGCATACGCTCAACGTGGCCAACAACATCATCACTGGAAGCGCCACCGGTATCCTGATAAACGCTCCGGCCCCATCGACCGTCACGCTGTCCACAAACTGCGTTTTCGGCAACATTACGAACTATACCTACATCGCTCCGGGCGCGTCCGATATCCAGGTGAATCCCTTGTACGTAAACGCCACCGGCGGAGACTATCGGCTGCTTCCCGCCTCGCCCGCCATCGACGTCGGTACGGACAGCGCGGCCACCGGCGACTGGGACCTCGATGGACGGCCCAGGATACAGGGCAGCCACGTCGATATGGGCGCCTATGAATATGTGGCTGTCGCGCAGACGGGAGCGGCAGCGGCGCTCACCGCGTTGAAGATCGCCGCGGGGCTGCAGACGGCAACGCCGTTTGATAAGATGGCGCTTGATGTGGAAAGCACCGGGACGTCGAACGGGGTCATCGATCTCGGCGATGCAGTTCGCCTGCTCCGCATGGCCGCGGGTCTCTGA
- a CDS encoding glutamine--tRNA ligase/YqeY domain fusion protein produces MNDTDKATTETGAGRAEPTDFIREFIKQDLAEGRFDHVHTRFPPEPNAYLHIGHAKALWVNYGIAQDFGGLFNLRFDDTNPAREEQEFVDGIVEDVRWLGVDWGDRLFFGSDYFEQQYEWAVQLINQGSAYVCDLTAEQMIEMRGTPTEPGVNSPYRDREIAENLDLFRRMRAGEFPDGARTLRAKIDMASPNILLRDPVMYRIRHTEHHRQGDKWCIYPMYDWAHGLQDAIEGVTHSLCSLEYENHRPLYDWFIDQLGIYHPRQIEFARLNMTYTVMSKRRFIDLVDGRYVNGYDDPRLPTLAGLRRRGYTPEAIREFCRRIGVAKAHNMVEVAVLEDCVRDDLNKRAPRVMAVLDPIKVVITNYPEGQIEEMDAVNNPEDADAGTRKVPFGRELFIERDDFREDPPPKFFRLAPGREVRLRYAYFIRCEGVVKDANGEIVELQCTYDPATRGGDAPDGRKVKATMHWVSAEHAVPAEARLYDHLFLKPDPDDVEDDKTFLDNLNPNSLKETICFVEPGIVGAKPGTRYQFERQGYFCVDSDSTPDKLVFNRTATLRDTWTKIARAMKGGV; encoded by the coding sequence ATGAACGATACTGACAAAGCAACCACTGAGACTGGCGCCGGGCGCGCCGAACCGACCGATTTCATACGCGAATTCATCAAGCAGGACCTCGCCGAGGGTCGCTTCGACCACGTGCACACCCGCTTTCCCCCGGAACCGAACGCCTATCTGCACATCGGCCACGCCAAGGCGTTGTGGGTCAACTACGGCATCGCCCAGGATTTTGGCGGGTTGTTCAACCTGCGATTCGACGACACCAACCCCGCGAGAGAAGAGCAGGAATTCGTGGACGGAATCGTCGAGGATGTGCGCTGGCTGGGCGTTGACTGGGGCGACAGGCTCTTCTTCGGTTCCGATTACTTCGAGCAGCAGTACGAATGGGCCGTTCAACTGATCAATCAGGGCAGCGCTTACGTCTGCGACCTGACGGCCGAGCAGATGATCGAGATGCGCGGAACGCCTACGGAGCCGGGAGTCAACAGTCCCTACCGTGACCGCGAAATCGCCGAGAACCTCGATCTGTTTCGGCGAATGCGGGCCGGCGAATTCCCGGACGGCGCGAGAACGCTGCGGGCGAAAATCGACATGGCCTCGCCGAACATCCTCCTTCGCGATCCGGTGATGTATCGTATCCGCCACACCGAGCACCACCGCCAGGGCGACAAATGGTGCATCTACCCGATGTACGACTGGGCGCACGGGCTTCAGGACGCCATCGAGGGCGTTACGCACTCATTGTGTTCGCTGGAATACGAGAACCACCGGCCGTTGTATGACTGGTTCATCGACCAACTGGGCATCTACCACCCGCGGCAAATCGAGTTCGCCCGCCTGAACATGACCTACACGGTCATGAGCAAGCGCCGGTTCATCGACCTTGTGGACGGACGTTACGTCAACGGCTATGACGACCCGCGCCTGCCCACCCTCGCCGGACTCCGGAGGCGCGGTTACACGCCCGAAGCCATCCGGGAATTCTGTCGGAGAATCGGTGTCGCCAAGGCGCACAATATGGTCGAGGTTGCTGTGCTGGAGGATTGTGTGCGCGACGATCTGAACAAGCGCGCACCTCGCGTGATGGCGGTGCTCGATCCGATCAAGGTGGTTATCACGAACTATCCCGAGGGGCAGATTGAGGAAATGGACGCCGTCAACAACCCGGAGGATGCCGACGCCGGCACCCGAAAGGTGCCTTTCGGTCGAGAGCTCTTCATCGAGCGCGACGACTTCCGCGAGGATCCGCCGCCGAAATTCTTCCGCCTCGCTCCCGGCAGGGAGGTCCGCCTTCGCTACGCGTATTTCATTCGGTGCGAGGGCGTCGTGAAGGACGCGAACGGCGAAATCGTGGAGCTTCAATGCACGTATGACCCCGCGACACGCGGTGGCGATGCGCCGGATGGCCGCAAGGTGAAGGCGACGATGCACTGGGTCTCCGCGGAACACGCGGTGCCCGCCGAGGCGCGCCTATATGACCACCTTTTCCTGAAGCCGGATCCGGACGACGTAGAGGATGACAAGACGTTCCTCGACAACCTGAACCCGAATTCGCTGAAGGAAACAATCTGCTTCGTCGAGCCAGGCATCGTCGGCGCCAAGCCGGGAACGCGGTACCAGTTCGAACGTCAGGGGTATTTCTGCGTGGACAGCGACTCCACCCCCGACAAACTGGTCTTCAATCGCACGGCAACCCTCCGCGACACCTGGACAAAGATCGCCAGGGCGATGAAGGGTGGCGTCTGA
- the recG gene encoding ATP-dependent DNA helicase RecG encodes MENRRPARSSAPPIDLQTPVTFVKGVGETRAKLLAKLGLITAGDLLTYYPKRHEDRSRVSLISNVEDGEAAVFHVKILGAETKATRSGVRLTKVTVEDASAMAGMTFFNQPWLKDKFYRLRGQTVPVYATVARDSYDGILELKDAEVDDGTNASSMMLGRIVPFYGLTEGLPQNTMRRIMQAAIPALAPLAAEPLPSDLLDRLDLMSVDEALRQYHWPESLEACEAARRRLVFEELFLLQTALAIRRKHEVLDIPGIAFEIPPGFEREFEQTLPFEFTAAQSRVVDEILADMRLPRPMNRLLQGDVGSGKTVVAVAAMAAAAHSGYQAAVMAPTEILAEQHYRSMSALLVPRGLSVEMLKGSMTAKEKREARDRLAMGLSPIAIGTHALIQDDTVFRNLGLVVVDEQHRFGVEQRAKLSQKGTFPDTLVMTATPIPRTLGLTVYGDLDISSINELPPGRKPIKTHIKRPQDRQSVYAAVERLINEGRQAYVVCPLVEESEKSQSRAATMLAEELQRTVFPHRRIGLVHGQMPSAEKDETMTAFRAGEIDILVATTVIEVGVDVPNATVMVVEGAERFGLSQLHQLRGRVGRGAERSFCILIANPTVGQSDQRLDILANSTDGFEIAEQDLRLRGPGEFLGTRQSGMPGLKIANIITDIAILYEAREAALVLLADDPTLSKPAHHPLKTAIERDYAEFALANVS; translated from the coding sequence ATGGAGAACCGCCGCCCGGCACGTTCATCTGCCCCGCCCATCGATCTTCAAACCCCTGTTACTTTCGTAAAGGGGGTGGGGGAGACCCGGGCGAAACTCCTCGCCAAACTCGGCCTCATCACCGCCGGCGACCTCCTGACGTACTACCCCAAGCGCCACGAAGACCGCTCCCGCGTCTCGCTGATTTCCAACGTTGAGGACGGCGAGGCCGCCGTTTTCCACGTCAAGATACTCGGCGCCGAAACCAAGGCCACCCGGAGCGGTGTACGGCTCACCAAGGTCACCGTTGAGGACGCATCCGCGATGGCGGGTATGACGTTCTTCAACCAGCCCTGGCTCAAGGATAAGTTCTACCGCCTGCGCGGCCAGACCGTGCCGGTGTATGCGACAGTGGCGCGCGATTCGTACGATGGTATCCTCGAACTCAAGGACGCCGAGGTGGATGACGGCACCAATGCGTCGTCGATGATGCTCGGTCGCATCGTGCCGTTCTATGGCCTCACCGAAGGCCTTCCCCAGAACACGATGCGGCGCATTATGCAGGCCGCCATCCCGGCTCTGGCGCCGCTTGCGGCCGAACCTCTGCCGTCGGACCTGCTCGATCGCCTCGATCTGATGTCGGTGGACGAAGCCCTGCGGCAGTACCATTGGCCCGAGTCGCTTGAAGCGTGCGAGGCCGCGCGGCGGCGGCTCGTATTCGAAGAGTTGTTCCTTCTCCAGACCGCGCTTGCCATCCGGCGCAAGCATGAAGTCCTGGATATCCCCGGCATCGCCTTCGAGATACCCCCGGGATTTGAACGTGAGTTCGAGCAGACACTGCCGTTTGAGTTCACGGCCGCCCAGTCTCGGGTCGTGGATGAGATCCTCGCCGATATGCGCCTGCCCAGGCCCATGAACAGGCTGCTTCAGGGTGACGTGGGGAGCGGCAAGACGGTGGTTGCCGTTGCGGCAATGGCCGCCGCCGCGCACTCCGGTTACCAGGCCGCCGTTATGGCGCCCACGGAAATCCTTGCGGAGCAGCATTACCGCAGCATGAGCGCGCTGCTCGTTCCGCGCGGCCTGAGCGTCGAGATGCTCAAGGGCAGCATGACAGCCAAGGAGAAGCGCGAAGCCCGCGACCGCCTCGCGATGGGCCTCAGCCCTATCGCCATCGGTACCCACGCGCTCATCCAGGACGATACCGTTTTCCGAAACCTCGGCCTGGTGGTCGTGGACGAACAACACCGCTTCGGTGTCGAGCAGCGCGCCAAACTCAGCCAGAAAGGCACTTTCCCTGATACGCTCGTGATGACCGCTACGCCGATCCCCCGGACTCTTGGCCTAACCGTCTACGGCGATCTGGATATCAGTTCCATCAACGAACTGCCGCCCGGCCGCAAGCCGATCAAGACCCATATCAAGCGGCCACAGGACCGGCAGTCGGTGTACGCAGCCGTCGAACGTCTCATCAACGAGGGCAGGCAGGCGTACGTTGTCTGTCCACTTGTTGAGGAGTCGGAGAAATCGCAGTCGCGCGCCGCGACGATGCTGGCCGAGGAACTCCAACGAACGGTCTTCCCGCATCGCCGGATCGGCCTCGTCCACGGCCAGATGCCGTCCGCGGAGAAGGACGAGACCATGACCGCATTCCGCGCGGGGGAAATCGACATCCTGGTGGCGACAACGGTCATCGAAGTCGGGGTGGACGTACCGAATGCGACGGTGATGGTGGTGGAAGGCGCGGAACGCTTCGGCTTGAGCCAGTTGCACCAGTTGCGCGGACGGGTCGGGCGCGGCGCGGAGCGCAGTTTCTGTATCCTCATCGCGAACCCCACCGTGGGGCAGAGCGACCAGCGGCTCGACATCCTGGCCAACTCCACGGATGGTTTCGAGATCGCGGAGCAGGATCTGCGCCTGCGCGGCCCCGGCGAATTCCTGGGGACGCGCCAGAGCGGGATGCCGGGTTTGAAGATCGCGAACATCATCACGGACATCGCGATCCTGTACGAAGCGCGGGAGGCGGCTCTCGTCCTCCTGGCGGACGACCCCACGCTTTCCAAGCCCGCGCATCACCCGTTGAAGACCGCCATCGAGCGGGACTATGCCGAGTTCGCGCTGGCGAACGTGAGTTGA
- the coaD gene encoding pantetheine-phosphate adenylyltransferase: protein MPNGRTAIYPGTFDPVTNGHVDVIERAARVFERVVVAVADNASKDPLFSVPERVELLSAVTVGLENVSVTSFHGLSVDFARSNEATVLIRGLRAVSDFEYEFQMALMNRHLAPDVETVLIMTDAEKAFLSSSTVKEVARLGGNVHGLVPDEVEAALRAKRNEQPRG, encoded by the coding sequence ATGCCAAACGGACGCACAGCCATCTATCCGGGGACGTTCGATCCCGTCACCAACGGGCACGTTGACGTCATCGAGCGCGCCGCCCGCGTTTTCGAGCGGGTCGTTGTCGCGGTCGCCGATAATGCATCGAAGGACCCGCTGTTCAGCGTCCCGGAACGGGTCGAGTTGCTGAGCGCGGTGACGGTCGGACTGGAAAACGTTTCGGTAACGTCGTTCCACGGCCTGTCCGTGGATTTTGCGAGGTCGAACGAGGCAACGGTTCTTATCCGTGGATTGCGCGCCGTTTCCGACTTCGAATACGAATTTCAGATGGCGTTGATGAACCGCCATTTGGCGCCGGACGTCGAGACAGTGCTGATCATGACGGATGCCGAAAAAGCGTTCCTCAGCAGCAGCACCGTGAAGGAAGTGGCGAGGCTGGGCGGCAACGTGCACGGCCTTGTTCCCGACGAGGTAGAGGCGGCTCTTCGGGCAAAAAGGAATGAGCAGCCACGAGGATGA